The following proteins are encoded in a genomic region of Burkholderia gladioli:
- a CDS encoding DUF6708 domain-containing protein gives MDELAMKSCIGKPIPEWDITHRLSIDQPVGPSLQDFGATFRINSNHMDATEPSFLDKQWSITGVALSVIATGLGPYAYWLTNVRYPYAGGLIGNMFSAGVSLVFATIAWKFGHVLFFSLRYRPVRFHRQDRKIYAIRSRRYFAKPGEGDIVWEAPWSTESIFCLHREHTSFGTIFHIRHYTLDDNGNVARVFSIGREWTGYPQIDMALAQWNYWCTYMNDGPEDLPKPMLFHTQQETLREAFLFSLYSFGLRAPVVVRLLMMPLILVFTVMRVFANATCRAPIWPETIERISNISADDPHAEPRPGTPVGWGDTILAQQRGEYPDNPQAQVKNWNGEMNEQKNAAAWIENPAAATRRTSQGKR, from the coding sequence ATGGACGAACTCGCGATGAAAAGCTGTATCGGCAAACCCATACCAGAATGGGACATAACACACCGATTGAGCATTGATCAGCCCGTCGGACCATCCTTACAGGATTTTGGCGCCACGTTTCGAATAAATTCAAACCACATGGATGCAACTGAACCATCATTCCTGGACAAACAGTGGTCTATTACGGGAGTTGCCTTGTCCGTCATTGCCACTGGATTGGGCCCATATGCCTATTGGCTTACCAACGTACGCTATCCCTACGCTGGAGGATTAATCGGAAACATGTTTTCCGCCGGCGTTTCCTTGGTGTTTGCAACCATTGCCTGGAAATTCGGCCACGTCCTATTTTTCAGCCTGCGCTACAGGCCAGTTCGATTCCATCGCCAAGATCGCAAAATCTACGCAATCCGATCCCGACGTTACTTCGCGAAACCCGGCGAAGGCGACATAGTCTGGGAAGCCCCCTGGTCGACCGAATCGATCTTCTGCCTGCATCGGGAGCACACATCGTTCGGCACCATTTTCCACATCCGACACTACACGCTCGACGACAACGGCAACGTCGCACGCGTGTTCTCGATCGGCAGGGAATGGACCGGCTACCCGCAAATCGACATGGCTCTTGCCCAATGGAACTACTGGTGCACCTACATGAACGATGGACCGGAAGATCTACCCAAACCGATGTTGTTCCATACCCAGCAAGAAACGCTACGCGAGGCATTCCTGTTCTCGCTTTACAGCTTCGGCTTGCGCGCCCCGGTCGTCGTCCGGCTGCTGATGATGCCGCTCATCCTCGTCTTCACGGTCATGCGCGTATTCGCAAACGCAACCTGTCGCGCCCCCATCTGGCCTGAAACGATCGAACGCATCTCGAACATTTCCGCCGACGATCCCCACGCCGAACCTCGCCCGGGTACCCCTGTCGGCTGGGGCGACACCATCCTGGCCCAGCAACGCGGTGAATATCCAGACAACCCCCAAGCCCAAGTCAAAAACTGGAACGGGGAAATGAACGAGCAAAAAAACGCCGCTGCATGGATCGAAAATCCGGCCGCGGCCACCCGCCGAACCTCACAAGGCAAGCGGTGA
- a CDS encoding DUF4123 domain-containing protein produces MVFVVLRGYIPLAHQVHDVAVVLAELSARGKAIIAMPHSTQNLRELKFDCCSVLPHGFLLIDPVTRIDTPELSEFDGQPCVPRVLAHREECMPQLVDIAALDDQARTLATRYLLAERHVERAPVICAWLDSEASGNAIREHIANHLVGPGAEGADVFWRFYDPRVMSLALAVLDPSQRQALLGPVTSWTFPWAGHYWCVETSDNGRAAVDASSGWPRPDQWPRIDRSDLADRIVRRRLAFSIDHLAHLPSTLDRMFCEAVRQGITSPDALVDYALHRLRQALLVP; encoded by the coding sequence ATGGTTTTCGTCGTTCTCCGTGGCTATATTCCCCTCGCACATCAAGTTCACGACGTCGCCGTGGTTCTTGCCGAACTTTCGGCGCGAGGGAAAGCCATCATCGCCATGCCGCATTCCACGCAAAACTTAAGAGAACTGAAGTTCGATTGTTGCAGCGTCCTGCCTCACGGCTTCCTGTTGATCGATCCCGTCACTCGGATCGATACCCCCGAGCTTTCCGAATTCGACGGACAGCCCTGCGTGCCGCGTGTACTGGCACATCGTGAAGAATGCATGCCGCAACTGGTCGATATAGCCGCCCTCGACGACCAGGCAAGAACCCTGGCAACCCGATATCTGCTTGCCGAGAGGCATGTCGAACGAGCCCCCGTGATCTGTGCCTGGCTCGACAGCGAAGCAAGCGGCAATGCAATCAGGGAACACATTGCGAACCATCTCGTCGGCCCCGGCGCTGAAGGCGCGGACGTTTTCTGGCGCTTTTACGATCCGCGCGTGATGAGCCTGGCGCTCGCGGTCCTGGATCCCTCGCAACGACAAGCGCTACTCGGACCGGTGACATCGTGGACGTTTCCATGGGCGGGGCATTACTGGTGCGTCGAGACGAGCGACAACGGGCGTGCCGCCGTCGACGCATCGTCCGGGTGGCCGCGCCCGGACCAATGGCCTCGCATCGACCGCAGCGATCTTGCCGACCGAATCGTGCGCCGGCGCCTCGCTTTTTCAATCGATCACCTCGCACATCTCCCCAGCACCCTGGATCGGATGTTTTGCGAAGCGGTGCGTCAGGGAATCACGAGCCCCGATGCGCTTGTCGATTACGCGCTGCATCGCCTGCGACAAGCGCTCCTTGTTCCCTGA
- a CDS encoding GatB/YqeY domain-containing protein: MSLKDQISEDMKAAMRAKDSARLATIRLLLAAIKQREVDERITIDDAGVVAVVDKMLKQRKDSITQFQAAGRDDLVAQEQSEVAVLVAYMPAQLSEAEVADAVRTAIVEVGAAGPQDMGKVMGVLKAKLAGKADMTAVSASVKAALSK; the protein is encoded by the coding sequence ATGAGTTTGAAAGACCAGATCAGCGAAGACATGAAGGCCGCGATGCGCGCGAAGGACAGCGCGCGGCTCGCCACGATCCGCCTGCTGCTGGCCGCGATCAAGCAGCGCGAGGTGGACGAGCGCATCACGATCGACGACGCCGGCGTGGTGGCTGTGGTCGACAAGATGCTCAAGCAGCGCAAGGATTCGATCACCCAGTTCCAGGCCGCCGGCCGCGACGACCTGGTCGCGCAGGAGCAGTCGGAAGTGGCGGTGCTGGTTGCGTACATGCCGGCGCAGCTCTCGGAGGCCGAGGTGGCCGACGCGGTGCGGACCGCGATCGTCGAGGTGGGCGCGGCCGGCCCGCAGGACATGGGCAAGGTGATGGGCGTGCTGAAGGCCAAGCTGGCCGGCAAGGCCGACATGACGGCCGTGTCCGCGAGCGTCAAGGCCGCCCTGTCGAAGTGA
- the folE2 gene encoding GTP cyclohydrolase FolE2: MNQMNPGFAMPDVQSTVDTRQIPIQRVGVKAVRHPLTVRTASGEIQPSVGTWNLDVHLPAEQKGTHMSRFVALLEDNREPLGPEALRGLLASMLDKLEAVAGRIEVTFPYFVSKTAPVSGVKSLLDYEVTLAGEVRNGATRLFLKVLVPVTSLCPCSKKISQYGAHNQRSHVTIDAEFDGEVAVEELIGIAEEEASCELWGLLKRPDEKFVTERAYENPKFVEDLVRDVAQRLNADERIVAYVLEAENFESIHNHSAYALIERDKRIG, translated from the coding sequence ATGAACCAGATGAATCCCGGCTTCGCGATGCCCGACGTGCAGAGCACGGTCGATACGCGGCAGATCCCGATCCAGCGCGTCGGCGTGAAGGCGGTCCGCCATCCGCTCACGGTGCGCACCGCAAGCGGCGAGATCCAGCCGAGCGTCGGCACCTGGAACCTCGACGTGCATCTGCCGGCCGAGCAGAAGGGCACCCACATGTCGCGCTTCGTCGCGCTGCTCGAGGACAACCGGGAGCCGCTCGGGCCCGAGGCGTTGCGGGGGCTGCTGGCATCGATGCTCGACAAGCTCGAGGCCGTGGCCGGGCGTATCGAGGTGACATTTCCGTATTTCGTCAGCAAGACCGCGCCGGTGTCGGGGGTGAAGAGCCTGCTCGATTACGAGGTGACGCTGGCCGGCGAGGTGCGCAATGGCGCGACGCGCCTGTTCTTGAAGGTGCTAGTGCCGGTGACGAGCCTGTGCCCGTGCTCGAAGAAGATCTCGCAGTACGGCGCGCATAACCAGCGCTCGCACGTGACGATCGACGCCGAGTTCGATGGCGAGGTGGCCGTCGAGGAGTTGATCGGGATTGCCGAGGAGGAGGCCTCCTGCGAGCTGTGGGGGCTGCTCAAGCGTCCCGACGAGAAGTTCGTCACCGAGCGCGCTTATGAGAATCCCAAGTTCGTCGAGGATCTGGTGCGTGATGTCGCGCAGCGGCTCAATGCCGACGAGCGGATTGTCGCTTATGTGCTGGAGGCGGAGAACTTCGAGTCGATTCACAATCACAGCGCGTATGCGTTGATCGAGCGCGACAAGCGGATCGGTTGA
- a CDS encoding NAD(P)/FAD-dependent oxidoreductase, translating into MPRTSMVGGAAGQPDQHWQPGSIAARGRSAPGAACRAVTIRAMENFDIAVIGAGAAGMMSAAVAGQLGRRVVLVDHSPRLAEKIRISGGGRCNFTNLNTGPENYLSQNPRFCRSALARYTPRDFLALLTRHRITWHEKHKGQLFCDQLSEGIIDVLRAECDAGRIAWRRPVSVEAVRHADDTGFTLDTSAGAINARTLIVATGGLSIPKIGATDFAYRLAKQFGHKLIDTRPALVPLTFASADWAPFAALSGLSLEVRVATGGRKDGAEFVEDLLLTHRGLSGPGILQISSYWKPGEPIHVDLLPREDASEALLAAKSGSKRQVGALLSEWVPARLAQAWLDTQRVAADARLADLPDKTLRQVGGALSRWSLVPDGTEGYKKAEVTKGGVDTRELSSSTMMSARVPGLFFIGESVDVTGWLGGYNFQWAWASGVAAGQAAAELARGA; encoded by the coding sequence ATGCCGAGGACAAGCATGGTTGGTGGGGCGGCTGGACAGCCGGATCAGCATTGGCAACCGGGCAGTATAGCAGCGAGGGGCCGGTCGGCGCCGGGCGCGGCTTGCCGGGCGGTTACAATCCGCGCCATGGAAAATTTCGATATCGCCGTGATCGGCGCGGGGGCGGCCGGCATGATGAGCGCGGCCGTCGCCGGGCAACTGGGGCGCCGCGTGGTGCTGGTCGACCATTCGCCGCGCCTGGCCGAGAAGATCCGCATCTCCGGCGGCGGCCGCTGCAATTTCACCAATCTCAACACGGGGCCGGAGAACTACCTGTCGCAGAACCCGCGTTTCTGCCGATCGGCGCTGGCGCGCTACACGCCGCGCGATTTCCTGGCGCTGCTCACGCGCCACCGCATCACCTGGCACGAGAAGCACAAGGGCCAGTTGTTCTGCGATCAGCTCAGCGAGGGCATCATCGACGTGCTGCGTGCCGAATGCGACGCGGGGCGCATCGCTTGGCGGCGCCCCGTCTCGGTTGAGGCGGTGCGCCATGCCGACGACACCGGCTTCACGCTCGACACCAGCGCCGGCGCGATCAACGCGCGCACGCTGATCGTCGCCACGGGCGGCCTGTCGATCCCCAAGATCGGCGCCACCGATTTCGCCTACCGGCTGGCCAAGCAGTTCGGCCACAAGCTGATCGACACGCGCCCCGCGCTGGTGCCGCTGACGTTCGCCTCGGCCGACTGGGCGCCGTTCGCGGCGCTCTCGGGCCTGTCGCTGGAGGTGCGCGTGGCGACCGGCGGCAGGAAGGACGGCGCGGAATTCGTCGAGGACCTGCTGCTCACGCATCGCGGCCTGTCCGGCCCCGGCATCCTGCAGATCTCGAGCTACTGGAAGCCAGGCGAGCCGATCCACGTCGACCTGCTGCCGCGCGAGGACGCGAGCGAGGCGCTGCTGGCCGCCAAGTCCGGCTCGAAGCGGCAGGTCGGCGCGCTGCTGTCGGAATGGGTACCGGCGCGGCTGGCCCAGGCCTGGCTCGATACCCAGCGCGTCGCGGCCGACGCGCGCCTGGCCGACCTGCCTGACAAGACGCTGCGCCAGGTCGGCGGCGCGCTGTCGCGCTGGAGCCTGGTGCCCGACGGCACCGAGGGCTACAAGAAGGCCGAGGTGACCAAGGGCGGCGTCGATACGCGCGAGCTGTCCTCGTCGACGATGATGAGTGCGCGCGTTCCGGGACTATTTTTTATCGGCGAATCAGTCGACGTGACCGGCTGGCTCGGCGGCTACAACTTCCAGTGGGCCTGGGCCTCGGGCGTGGCGGCCGGGCAGGCGGCCGCGGAACTGGCTCGCGGCGCTTGA
- a CDS encoding T6SS effector BTH_I2691 family protein produces the protein MPARKACPMCDRQSLLIHPVRYAIACPRGADKAPPLSGNFRIDDRAPQSVASARYTLRALRGGYLYTYDEKRKLLRAYMVIDNGMLWRFPPGIAPPAGDAPERFIEQACPASDTAYESYGRCVDVLHTPGSDEATRLWIGWSNVRWTRELVFKKIESEAWRKQHMQCIDIPAMLAGNACDTGEFQASHRQIAHFAMDDQAMTEAFLFSNQPVKYETLARRSQVAKRIGDAMAESPNKKGFVVAVNDPVGITNDLAELTVPSLHNGFDEQIYWKSISARLLERAEAGIRANARATAGLTYGVSKAIAEANAVNTKIGRPVSADAMGAFHVLRRWIKTGSLEKAVKEETKKASDIPATQEDAANEAWEEASTRVGADGKRVSVIDTEALKRFPQEYQQALDAFRPTWEALVQAHADWLKSLLLAEWMAGNHDVKDLRSGYAYSESCAQAIGAAAGTEACKKVLDDWLNGQASDIRNLYARALMFNHEQLMKAADAHIHASDIPYENFLNIYKLAFDQIKDLSKADNLRDRLVITTANQVVDVLTKAARSSAVGFITIRLAMQSGVRIKRSEASKLAIRDWTLEQVKTLEVKLDGDRTSQRAAATQVGKQVLRAAPATDMNIVAYEMDVDALVKNGKLEAGAIKAIRVPGVDATKRWLGSSTDFNLGIVTMIFQLATLRFATKEWEGRDQFNHDEAELKLAAAVVSILGTVIETASITIIKAPAHPLSTFIMKQWARASEWAGVGIRFGQGLSAIGGICFATYDALNKAPEAFTNNNSQLGWLYLSSGTLGTYISVAPLFSLPLFWTTFIASILLSIAIAICRQSAIAEWISRSKFSKDNHYQSLDDEIKAFHFSIEG, from the coding sequence ATGCCAGCCCGCAAAGCTTGCCCAATGTGTGATCGCCAGTCATTGCTGATCCATCCGGTTCGCTACGCAATCGCGTGCCCGCGTGGCGCGGACAAGGCGCCGCCCTTGTCCGGCAATTTCCGGATCGACGATCGCGCGCCGCAATCCGTCGCCTCCGCCCGATACACCTTGCGCGCATTGCGCGGCGGCTACCTCTACACCTACGACGAGAAACGCAAGCTCCTGCGTGCCTACATGGTGATCGATAACGGCATGCTCTGGCGTTTCCCTCCCGGCATCGCGCCGCCGGCCGGCGATGCTCCCGAGCGCTTCATTGAACAGGCTTGCCCGGCGAGCGACACGGCTTATGAATCGTATGGGCGTTGCGTGGATGTGCTGCATACCCCGGGCAGCGACGAGGCGACCAGGCTCTGGATCGGCTGGTCCAACGTGCGTTGGACACGCGAGCTCGTTTTCAAGAAGATCGAGAGCGAGGCGTGGCGCAAGCAGCACATGCAATGCATCGATATCCCGGCCATGCTCGCCGGCAATGCATGCGACACGGGAGAGTTTCAAGCGTCGCATCGGCAGATCGCGCATTTCGCGATGGACGACCAGGCGATGACGGAGGCTTTCTTGTTCAGCAATCAGCCTGTCAAGTACGAGACGCTCGCGCGCCGCAGCCAGGTGGCCAAACGTATCGGCGACGCGATGGCGGAATCACCGAACAAGAAAGGTTTCGTGGTCGCGGTCAATGATCCAGTGGGCATTACCAACGATCTCGCGGAATTGACGGTTCCCAGCCTGCATAACGGCTTCGACGAACAGATCTACTGGAAATCCATCTCGGCACGGCTTCTGGAGCGCGCGGAAGCCGGCATTCGCGCCAATGCGCGAGCTACGGCCGGCTTGACGTATGGCGTGTCAAAAGCGATTGCGGAGGCCAACGCCGTCAACACGAAGATCGGTCGCCCAGTATCGGCGGATGCAATGGGAGCTTTTCATGTGCTGCGCCGGTGGATCAAGACAGGAAGCCTCGAGAAGGCCGTGAAAGAGGAAACGAAGAAAGCGAGCGATATTCCCGCAACCCAGGAGGATGCGGCCAACGAGGCTTGGGAGGAGGCTTCGACCAGGGTTGGTGCGGACGGAAAGCGAGTCAGCGTGATCGACACGGAGGCGCTGAAGCGCTTCCCGCAGGAATACCAGCAAGCGCTCGACGCGTTCAGGCCAACATGGGAAGCCCTCGTGCAGGCTCATGCCGATTGGTTGAAATCGCTGCTGCTTGCCGAATGGATGGCAGGCAACCATGACGTGAAGGACTTGCGCAGCGGTTATGCCTACAGCGAATCCTGCGCGCAGGCGATCGGCGCCGCCGCAGGTACCGAAGCCTGCAAGAAGGTGCTCGACGACTGGCTGAACGGCCAGGCTTCGGATATCAGGAATCTGTATGCGCGGGCCCTGATGTTCAATCATGAGCAGTTGATGAAGGCGGCTGACGCGCATATCCATGCCTCGGATATTCCGTACGAAAACTTCCTGAATATCTACAAGCTGGCCTTCGATCAGATCAAGGATCTGAGCAAGGCCGACAACTTGCGTGACAGGCTCGTGATCACGACGGCCAATCAGGTCGTGGACGTATTGACGAAAGCGGCGCGTAGTTCCGCGGTGGGTTTCATCACGATCCGCCTGGCGATGCAATCGGGTGTTCGGATCAAGCGATCGGAAGCCAGCAAGCTCGCGATACGTGATTGGACGCTGGAACAGGTCAAGACGCTGGAAGTGAAGCTCGATGGCGATCGGACCAGCCAAAGGGCAGCCGCCACGCAGGTCGGCAAGCAGGTTCTGAGGGCGGCGCCCGCGACGGATATGAATATCGTCGCCTACGAGATGGACGTCGATGCGTTGGTGAAGAACGGGAAACTCGAGGCCGGCGCGATCAAGGCGATCAGGGTGCCTGGGGTGGATGCGACGAAGAGGTGGCTGGGGTCATCCACGGATTTCAATCTCGGCATCGTAACGATGATTTTCCAGCTTGCGACGCTGCGCTTCGCGACCAAGGAATGGGAGGGGCGTGATCAGTTCAATCACGACGAAGCGGAATTGAAGCTTGCCGCCGCTGTTGTGTCGATTCTTGGAACGGTTATCGAAACGGCTTCGATAACGATTATAAAAGCACCTGCTCATCCGCTATCGACGTTCATTATGAAGCAGTGGGCAAGAGCAAGTGAATGGGCCGGAGTCGGCATTCGGTTCGGACAAGGACTCAGCGCTATCGGCGGCATATGTTTTGCAACTTACGACGCATTAAACAAAGCGCCCGAGGCGTTTACCAACAACAACTCCCAACTAGGATGGTTATATCTCTCGAGCGGAACATTGGGAACATACATCTCCGTCGCACCGCTTTTCAGCCTCCCACTTTTTTGGACGACATTCATCGCGTCGATATTACTCAGCATCGCAATCGCGATTTGCAGACAATCAGCAATCGCGGAGTGGATATCGAGAAGCAAGTTCAGCAAGGACAACCACTATCAATCGCTTGACGATGAAATCAAAGCTTTTCATTTCTCAATAGAAGGGTAG
- the rpsU gene encoding 30S ribosomal protein S21, with product MTIIRVKENEPFEVAMRRFKRTIEKNGLLTELRAREFYEKPTAERKRKKAAAVKRHYKRIRSQTLPKKLY from the coding sequence ATGACGATCATTCGCGTTAAAGAAAACGAGCCTTTCGAAGTCGCGATGCGCCGCTTCAAGCGGACGATCGAGAAGAACGGTCTGCTGACCGAACTTCGCGCCCGCGAGTTCTACGAAAAGCCGACGGCCGAGCGCAAGCGCAAGAAGGCAGCCGCGGTGAAGCGGCACTACAAGCGCATCCGCAGCCAGACGCTGCCGAAAAAGCTCTACTGA
- the tsaD gene encoding tRNA (adenosine(37)-N6)-threonylcarbamoyltransferase complex transferase subunit TsaD — MLVLGIESSCDETGLALYDTQRGLVSHALHSQIAMHREYGGVVPELASRDHIRRALPLLEQVFAEGGVTREQVDAIAFTQGPGLAGALLVGASIANALAMAWDKPTVGIHHLEGHLLSPLLVEAPPPFPFVALLVSGGHTQLMRVTDVGVYETLGETLDDAAGEAFDKTAKLIGLGYPGGPEVSKLAERGTPGAVALPRPMLHSGDLDFSFSGLKTAVLTQMKKIEAGGATGEALEAAKADLARGFVDAAVDVLVAKSLAALKQTRLKRLVVAGGVGANRQLRAALSAAAKKRGFEVHYPDLALCTDNGAMIALAGALRLARWPEQANRDYAFTVKPRWDLGSLAA; from the coding sequence ATGCTTGTCCTCGGCATCGAAAGCTCGTGCGACGAAACCGGCCTCGCGCTCTACGACACGCAGCGCGGCCTCGTCTCCCATGCGCTCCACTCGCAGATCGCGATGCACCGCGAATACGGCGGCGTGGTACCCGAACTCGCCTCGCGCGACCATATCCGCCGCGCGCTGCCGCTGCTCGAGCAGGTGTTCGCCGAGGGCGGCGTGACGCGCGAGCAAGTCGACGCGATCGCCTTCACGCAAGGGCCCGGCCTCGCGGGCGCGCTGCTGGTCGGCGCGAGCATCGCGAACGCGCTGGCGATGGCCTGGGACAAGCCCACGGTCGGCATCCATCATCTCGAAGGCCACCTGCTCTCGCCGCTGCTGGTCGAGGCGCCGCCGCCGTTTCCGTTCGTCGCGCTGCTGGTGTCGGGCGGCCATACGCAGCTGATGCGCGTGACCGACGTCGGCGTCTACGAGACGCTCGGCGAAACGCTCGACGACGCGGCCGGCGAAGCCTTCGACAAGACCGCCAAGCTGATCGGCCTCGGTTACCCGGGCGGCCCCGAGGTGTCGAAGCTGGCCGAGCGCGGCACGCCCGGCGCGGTCGCGCTGCCGCGGCCGATGCTGCATTCGGGCGATCTCGATTTCAGCTTCAGCGGCCTGAAGACGGCGGTGCTCACGCAGATGAAGAAGATCGAGGCCGGCGGCGCGACGGGCGAGGCGCTCGAGGCGGCCAAGGCCGACCTGGCGCGCGGTTTCGTCGATGCGGCGGTGGATGTGCTGGTCGCGAAATCGCTGGCGGCATTGAAGCAGACCCGGCTCAAGCGCCTGGTGGTGGCCGGCGGCGTAGGCGCGAACCGGCAACTGCGCGCGGCGCTGTCGGCTGCCGCGAAGAAGCGCGGTTTCGAGGTGCATTACCCCGATCTCGCGCTGTGCACCGACAACGGCGCGATGATCGCGCTGGCCGGCGCGCTGCGCCTCGCGCGCTGGCCCGAGCAGGCCAATCGCGACTACGCCTTTACCGTCAAGCCGCGCTGGGACCTGGGTTCGCTGGCGGCTTGA
- the dnaG gene encoding DNA primase encodes MIPSSFLQDLLNRVDIVDVVGRFVQLKKGGANFMGLCPFHNEKSPSFTVSPTKQFYHCFGCGAHGTAIGFLMEHAGLSFPEAVQELAQSVGLTVPHEPSMRGGGGGGYGGEGSSLPAASKSVTTALTDVMQTASDYYRKQLRGATNAIQYLKKRGLTGEIAMRFGLGYAPDGWQNLETAFEDYRADTLVDAGLVIVSEKTDAQGTARRYDRFRERIMFPIRNVKGNVIGFGGRVLDSGEPKYLNSPETPLFNKGSELYGLFEARLAIRDQKYALVVEGYMDVVALAQLGFPNAVATLGTACTPIHVQKLLRQTDTVVFSFDGDAAGRRAARRALEACLPHAADNRTIRFLFLPTEHDPDSYVREFGAEAFSDQVRRAMPLSQFLLNEAIAGKELDQPEGRAKALFEAKPLLQALPANALRAQIMHMFADRLNIPFEEVAGLSDVDARIAAPARQAPARADRRRVTDHEKRTLRNLVMYPRIVALLDEDDVATLRGLPRNGELFDEVLAISRELGDAAEFRLLSDVLRNTTNAETYDEIFREILDYDENVRELLLQSPEDEAGQEAVRERERIAGEELKAAVLKMRYDACNDRLNQLSRQSTHSPEELTELMALNRARTDMKAKLGL; translated from the coding sequence GTGATTCCGAGTTCCTTTCTCCAGGATCTGCTGAACCGCGTCGATATCGTCGACGTGGTGGGCCGCTTCGTCCAGCTCAAGAAGGGCGGCGCCAATTTCATGGGGCTCTGCCCGTTCCACAACGAGAAGAGCCCGTCGTTCACCGTCAGCCCGACCAAGCAGTTCTATCACTGCTTTGGCTGCGGCGCCCACGGCACCGCGATCGGCTTCCTGATGGAGCATGCCGGGCTGAGCTTCCCCGAGGCCGTGCAGGAACTCGCGCAGTCGGTCGGCTTGACCGTCCCGCATGAGCCCTCGATGCGCGGCGGGGGCGGTGGCGGCTACGGCGGCGAGGGCAGCTCGCTGCCGGCCGCCTCGAAATCGGTCACCACCGCGTTGACCGACGTGATGCAGACGGCCAGCGACTATTACCGCAAGCAGTTGCGCGGCGCGACCAATGCGATCCAGTACCTGAAGAAGCGCGGCCTGACCGGCGAGATCGCGATGCGCTTCGGGCTCGGTTACGCGCCCGACGGCTGGCAGAACCTCGAGACAGCCTTCGAGGACTACCGCGCCGACACGCTGGTCGACGCGGGCCTGGTGATCGTCAGCGAGAAGACCGACGCGCAGGGCACCGCGCGCCGCTACGATCGCTTCCGCGAGCGGATCATGTTCCCGATCCGCAACGTGAAGGGCAACGTGATCGGCTTCGGCGGCCGCGTGCTCGACTCGGGCGAGCCGAAGTACCTCAACTCGCCCGAGACGCCGCTGTTCAACAAGGGCAGCGAGCTGTACGGGCTGTTCGAGGCGCGCCTCGCGATCCGCGACCAGAAGTACGCGCTGGTGGTGGAGGGCTACATGGACGTGGTGGCCCTCGCCCAGCTCGGTTTTCCGAACGCGGTGGCCACGCTCGGCACGGCCTGCACGCCGATCCACGTGCAGAAGCTGCTCCGGCAGACCGACACGGTGGTGTTCAGCTTCGACGGCGACGCGGCCGGCCGCCGCGCCGCCCGCCGCGCGCTCGAGGCCTGCCTGCCGCACGCGGCCGACAATCGCACGATCCGTTTCCTGTTCCTGCCGACCGAGCATGATCCCGACAGCTACGTGCGCGAATTCGGCGCCGAGGCGTTCTCGGACCAGGTGCGCCGCGCCATGCCGCTGTCGCAGTTCCTGCTCAACGAGGCGATCGCCGGCAAGGAGCTCGACCAGCCGGAAGGGCGCGCCAAGGCGCTGTTCGAGGCGAAGCCGCTGCTGCAGGCCTTGCCGGCCAATGCCTTGCGCGCGCAGATCATGCACATGTTCGCCGATCGCCTGAACATCCCGTTCGAGGAAGTGGCGGGGCTGAGCGACGTCGACGCGCGGATCGCCGCGCCGGCCCGCCAGGCGCCCGCGCGCGCCGACCGGCGCCGCGTGACCGACCACGAGAAACGCACGCTGCGCAACCTGGTGATGTACCCGCGCATCGTGGCCCTGCTCGACGAGGATGATGTTGCGACCCTACGCGGCTTGCCTAGAAATGGGGAGCTATTCGACGAGGTGTTGGCGATCTCGCGGGAGCTGGGCGATGCGGCCGAATTCCGGCTGTTGTCAGACGTTCTCCGCAATACGACGAACGCCGAAACCTACGACGAAATCTTCCGCGAAATTCTCGACTATGATGAAAACGTCCGGGAGCTGCTGCTGCAAAGCCCCGAGGACGAGGCCGGCCAGGAGGCCGTGCGCGAGCGCGAACGGATCGCGGGGGAGGAACTGAAGGCTGCCGTGCTGAAGATGCGCTACGACGCCTGCAACGACCGGCTTAACCAGTTGTCGCGCCAGTCGACGCATTCTCCAGAGGAATTGACCGAGCTGATGGCGCTCAATCGCGCACGCACGGACATGAAGGCAAAACTGGGACTGTAA